The Bacillus sp. Y1 genome includes the window TTTTCAATTAAGCCCTTTGCACATTTATGGGCGGCTTGTCTAGAAATATTCATTTTTCTCGCCGTTTCGGCGATGGTTAGTTCCTGGTGTAGTTCTAGCCTTGTCATTAAGTAGTACTCTTGTGGGGTGACATCTTCATTTCCATTTTGGACCCATCGCTGACGGACCTCACCTCTAAGCTCGGCGTGCTTATCACTGACTAAATCAATTAATCCAAAAAAATTCGATTCACTCATTTTTTTCTCCTATGTATGTGATTCCTTTCATTGTAACATTTTTTCAAAAATAACGCGCAACCAAAACCGTCAATGCGGTTGACAATTATACGAATATCAAGTTAGAATAAACCGTCAACTAAGTTTACTATTTTAAAAGGAGAGGTTAAGAGTGGGAAAAAACAAAAAGGAACAACTGGTGTTCACTACCCTTACTTGTGCTTGTATGGTATTGGGGATGAGCATCTACAACGTATTATTATTGAAAGGATTTACTTCTAATGTATGGTTTGATGTGATCATCGGATTTATTCCAGCGTTTATTGTTGGATTATTATTAGATATTTTTGTAGTAGGAAAACTATCAAAAACCGTAGTAACCAAAATCGTGAAATCAGGAGATCCATTGATTAAAAAGATTCTATTTATGTCATTTTTTATGGTTACGGGAATGGTTTTGCTAATGTCTCTATATGGTACCATCATGAATGTTGGAATTAGCCCCGAACTTCCAAGCGCGTATGTTAAAGGGGTAGGCTTTAACTTTATTGCCGCCTTGCCACTACAACTTTTAATTGTTGGTCCCATTGTTCGCTTGATTTTTACAAAGATATATTCTGAAGAACGTACACTTTCACCCGCACAAAACTAACTGGAAAATCTAAACAGTAAATTTACATCCTTTTTACAGAACGTTAAAAATGGAAAGGTAAAGTTTTTTAATAGAGGAGAGTCTAGTAAATGACTCTCCTTCCTATAAGAAAACTGGGGGATGTATATGCGAAGGAAACAAAGAAACTCATTTCAAAAGTACTATAGCATAGTACTAAGCATTAGTTTGTTATTGACAAGTGTCGTGACGTCTATTCCTTTTAACACTTTTGCTGCTGCTGAAATAACGGGTTCAACAAGTGAAGGAACACTTGTTGAAAATGAAGCCTTGACCAGCACAGAAGAAACCACACCAACAACGCCTGAAGACTCCTTTCCAACAGATCTTGAAACCACAGTAGCAGAAACACCTCAGCAAGAAATTGACTCAATTACAGAAGTTGAAACAAATTCAACTACAGAAGCCACAGAAGAAGATCATCAATCGTATCCATCAATCTTGATTACTGAGATATCACCAAATTCAAAAGGAACGGGAACCGATTATTTTGAATTTATTGAAATCTATAATAATAGTAATCAACCATTACCTCTCAAGAATTATTCTTTCGTCTATCAGTACACAGATGGCAGTCGAGAAGACCTTCCATTCGAGGTTCCTGCTGTCACAGTTGAACCTCAGAAAACCATCGTTCTTTGGTTTAATAATGGAGGAAAGACGTTTGAGAATTTTAACTCAAATTTTGAGACTAGCCTTCCGAAAGAAGCAGTTATTGAATTTACCGATGTGTTTCCAGGGTTTGCAAACGGGGGCAATCGAGCCATTACGGTTCGGAACCAAGAGGGAAAGGACTTGGTTACAGCTTCGTATTTAGGAAGTGAAAACGATAATAACGGGAACGGTATTGCTTATAAGTACCCAGTGTCTGGAATCTTAATGGATAAGTATAACATGTTAGCAGCACCAACACCTGGTTCAATTGAATCTCAACAAGTTCCCACCCAACCGGTAGAAATACCTGAGAACCCGACAGATACTCAACCACCAAGTATTCAACACGAACCAGTAAAAGCAGCTTCTGAATTTTTGTCTATAAAAATTTCAGCAGAAATTACGGACAATTTGGCTGTACCAAATGCAACTCTTTTTTATAAAAATGAGACAATGAACGCTTTCTCGAGCATCTCTATGATAAAAGACGGACAATCCAATATTTTTACAGCTGCAATTCCTGAAGTAGATGTATCTAGTCATATAACATATTACATGGAAGCGTCTGACGGGATAAACAACGTAAAAACGGAGCAATATCGAGTAGAAGTCAAAACCACATCTGTAGATTACACGACACTTCCACCATTTCTAGTTACAGAAGTGTTATCCGATTCAACTAATGTTGGCTCAGCAGATGGATATGAGTTTATTGAGATATATAATAATTCAAACAGCCCTGTGTCCCTTAAGGATTACAAACTAAATTATCGCTATTATACAAACGATCCTGGCTCTGATGTTGTCTGGGCTTCTGTTCCTGATGATGTGAATATCCCGGCAAACGAAACCCTTGTATTTTGGATCATTAATGATCAAAATGGCTCAAAGACGGTAGCCGATTTTAATCAGCATTTTGGTACGAATTTAGTAGAAAATGAGGATATTGTTCGTATTTTCAGCAGTGGAATGGCCAATGGAAGCTTACGTGGACTTGTGATGGCAACCAACACAGGAAAGGAAATAGCTGTTGCCTATTACAATGAAGAATCCAATGTGGATGATACGTATGCAGACAAAGGGATTCAGTATAGGTATCCAACCGATAAAAGTAAAAAGATGTATAAGCTAACGATTGAACCAGCAACTCCTGGTAGTGTGAGACCCATACAAGTTCCAGTTACGGCACGTGAGTACCCAGTGGATTCAACAAGTCCGGTTCTTGAGAACCTAACGGACGTGACAACAGCCAATCAAACAGAAAATATCGAAGTCATTGCAAAGGCAACTGATGATAGGGAAGTAAAAACAGTAAAGATTTTTTATAAAATATCGGGTCAAACGGAGTTTACTGAAGCGATCGTGAAAGAGAATTACGATGATAGCTTCTTTCACCATACGATTTACTCTCCAGAGATTATCGGAAAAGAGTATGTAGATTATTACCTATTTGCATCCGATGGCATCAATGATGAGACTAGTGAGACATATCGCGTACAGATCACCAATGATTTGGACCAATCTAGTTTACGCCTAAACATAAAAAAGGGAGATATAGTAGGTGGTGAAAAGGCGTTAAAAGCCACATCCGCTTCTGATCGTCCTGAAAATGTCAAGCTATCTATCGACGAAACAGAAGTAACGACAGATCTTTATTCTTCCTTGGAACATACCGCCTATCTCGCATTTGAAGCAAATGGGCTCAACACCTATTTCCAAAATGCGGTGACGATGGGGGAGGAAATCTTGTATTTGATGGATAAAGACTGGCTATCAGCTTGGAAAACCTTCTCAGTACCAATCACATCCGACCGATTACAAGTAGGAGACAATATCATCACCCTTCGTTCAGGGAATAAAGCTTCACC containing:
- a CDS encoding MarR family winged helix-turn-helix transcriptional regulator translates to MSESNFFGLIDLVSDKHAELRGEVRQRWVQNGNEDVTPQEYYLMTRLELHQELTIAETARKMNISRQAAHKCAKGLIEKGMIVAETSEENLREKLLQLTSKGLESCKEMTWIKEEIEKEIADILGQEKVKLLIDVLKANWYRS
- a CDS encoding DUF2798 domain-containing protein, producing MGKNKKEQLVFTTLTCACMVLGMSIYNVLLLKGFTSNVWFDVIIGFIPAFIVGLLLDIFVVGKLSKTVVTKIVKSGDPLIKKILFMSFFMVTGMVLLMSLYGTIMNVGISPELPSAYVKGVGFNFIAALPLQLLIVGPIVRLIFTKIYSEERTLSPAQN
- a CDS encoding lamin tail domain-containing protein, producing the protein MRRKQRNSFQKYYSIVLSISLLLTSVVTSIPFNTFAAAEITGSTSEGTLVENEALTSTEETTPTTPEDSFPTDLETTVAETPQQEIDSITEVETNSTTEATEEDHQSYPSILITEISPNSKGTGTDYFEFIEIYNNSNQPLPLKNYSFVYQYTDGSREDLPFEVPAVTVEPQKTIVLWFNNGGKTFENFNSNFETSLPKEAVIEFTDVFPGFANGGNRAITVRNQEGKDLVTASYLGSENDNNGNGIAYKYPVSGILMDKYNMLAAPTPGSIESQQVPTQPVEIPENPTDTQPPSIQHEPVKAASEFLSIKISAEITDNLAVPNATLFYKNETMNAFSSISMIKDGQSNIFTAAIPEVDVSSHITYYMEASDGINNVKTEQYRVEVKTTSVDYTTLPPFLVTEVLSDSTNVGSADGYEFIEIYNNSNSPVSLKDYKLNYRYYTNDPGSDVVWASVPDDVNIPANETLVFWIINDQNGSKTVADFNQHFGTNLVENEDIVRIFSSGMANGSLRGLVMATNTGKEIAVAYYNEESNVDDTYADKGIQYRYPTDKSKKMYKLTIEPATPGSVRPIQVPVTAREYPVDSTSPVLENLTDVTTANQTENIEVIAKATDDREVKTVKIFYKISGQTEFTEAIVKENYDDSFFHHTIYSPEIIGKEYVDYYLFASDGINDETSETYRVQITNDLDQSSLRLNIKKGDIVGGEKALKATSASDRPENVKLSIDETEVTTDLYSSLEHTAYLAFEANGLNTYFQNAVTMGEEILYLMDKDWLSAWKTFSVPITSDRLQVGDNIITLRSGNKASPFDLESAENRDDYDLRNVRLVLADGTVIMDPNFNDPTIIKMNDGNPFVDFHFSITEEHARSKTFSWNTTTVPDGEHTITIADLDEEVSATVIVDNTAPIISTNIKEGKTYKGAFEIQAKAKDAGAGVELVEAFLDDEPIQIPYDTASSKLMPGEHKLSITAKDSIGNSSTMIVHFSVVNENPAQPMDVSSFGETLVEGDPVLKVKVTDPTNDKMDVSFYEGFQYDVGDKLQVKGYANVADVEPPNEPAPQGEGTFSEDDISLVAKQDGKYLTKDSSEGFPYHRFDVTVDEKVDANDLLELFWTGNSLPGRKVSMYAWSHATNKWELIDYKIAGESDFTLKGNVKVDGYVHEQKINVLVQDEIPSNPSDYDYTFVWMSDTQYYSESFPYIYEQQTKWIAEHQDDMKIKYVFHTGDLVNISTDMTQWSRANEYMKIFDDHNVPYGVLAGNHDVDQVSTDYSNYYQFFGENRFNHKPYYGGSYLNNRGHYDLISVGGNDYIMVYLGWGVTDEGIQWINDVLKAHPDRKAILNFHEYLLATGTRHPLGEKLYHEIVVPNKNVMAVLSGHYHEAQTLIDEIDDNGDGTPDRKVYQMLADYQAGPEGGQGYMRLLHFDVDQNRVFVNTYSPYLDDYNFYNTDTFGNKDEFVMDLDLAAADKQVATDYFSVNIYTDTLIGEDRKVKSGGIAETTWKGLEENQTYSWYAVVSDRYTGNTISPIWIFVKGKSISNGGKSTGKGNGKPLK